Proteins co-encoded in one Chrysemys picta bellii isolate R12L10 chromosome 13, ASM1138683v2, whole genome shotgun sequence genomic window:
- the EDEM2 gene encoding ER degradation-enhancing alpha-mannosidase-like protein 2 isoform X3, with protein sequence MLRSWYLLCCLWALHLPGAGEGAAAEREIDTAHYRERVKSMFYHAYNNYLENAFPYDELRPLTCDGQDTWGSFSLTLIDALDTLLILGNVSEFQRVVNVLQEGVDFDIDVNASVFETNIRVVGGLLSAHLLSKKAGVEVEAGWPCSGPLLRMAEEAARKLLPEYNKAIGNYTKFDDWYLWVQMYKGTVSMPVFQSLEAYWPGLQSLIGDINNAMRTFLNYYTVWKQFGGLPEFYNIPQGYTVEKREGYPLRPELIESAMYLYRATRDPTLLELGRDAVESIEKISKVECGFATIKDLRDHRLDNRMESFFLAETVKYLYLLFDPDNFIHNDGSAFDVVPMPYGECILGAGGYVFNTEAHPIDPAALHCCRKQKEEQWEVEDLMREFYFLKRSKKSTFKRTADHSGRESQTASADASSESSRREINPEKNTKRRIPLLSCPNQPFTSKLSVLGQVFLDDT encoded by the exons ATGCTCCGCTCCTGGTACCTGCTGTGCTGCCTCTGGGCCCTGCACCTGCCgggcgctggggagggggcggcggcgGAGCGTGAGATAGACACCGCCCACTACCG GGAGCGAGTCAAGTCCATGTTTTACCACGCCTACAACAATTACCTGGAAAACGCTTTTCCCTATGATGAACTGCGGCCTCTGACGTGTGATGGACAGGACACCTGGGGAAG TTTTTCTCTCACATTGATTGATGCTTTGGACACTCTACTA attttggGAAATGTTTCAGAGTTCCAGAGGGTTGTCAATgtgctgcaggagggggtggatTTTGATATTGACGTAAATGCGTCTGTCTTTGAAACCAACATCCGAG TGGTCGGTGGTCTCCTGTCTGCTCACTTGCTGTCTAAGAAGGCTGGTGTTGAAGTGGAAGCAGGATGGCCCTGCTCGGGGCCTCTTCTGAGGATGGCGGAAGAAGCTGCTCGTAAACTCCTACCAG AATATAACAAAGCCATTGGGAACTACACAAAATTTGATGACTGGTACCTGTGGGTTCAGATGTACAAAGGGACAGTGTCCATGCCTGTCTTTCAGTCCCTGGAGGCCTACTGGCCAGGCTTACAG AGCCTGATAGGGGACATCAATAATGCCATGCGAACATTCCTCAATTATTACACTGTTTGGAAACAGTTTGGTGGGCTGCCTGAGTTTTACAACATTCCCCAGGGCTATACTGTGGAGAAGCGAGAAGGATACCCACTTAGACCTG AGCTGATCGAGAGTGCCATGTATCTGTACCGTGCCACACGAGATCCCACCCTCTTAGAACTGGGGAGAGATGCTGTGGAGTCCATAGAGAAAATCAGTAAGGTGGAGTGTGGATTTGCAACA ATCAAAGACCTGAGGGATCACCGACTGGATAATCGCATGGAATCCTTCTTCTTGGCTGAAACAGTGAAATACTTGTATCTGCTGTTTGACCCAGATAACTTCATTCACAACGATGGGTCAGCGTTTGATGTGGTGCCCATGCCTTATGGGGAATGCATCCTTGGTGCTGGCGGATACGTCTTCAATACCGAAGCTCACCCCATAGACCCTGCTGCTCTGCACTGTTGTAGGAAACAGAAGGAAGAGCAGTGGGAAGTGGAAGACTTAATGAGAGAGTTTTACTTTCTGAAGAGAAGCAAAAAGTCCACGTTCAAGAGAACTGCAGACCATAGTGGGAGGGAAAGCCAGACAGCATCTGCAGATGCTTCCTCAGAGAGCAGCAGGAGGGAAATTAACCCGGAGAAGAACACCAAAAGGAGAATCCCTCTCCTGAGCTGCCCTAATCAGCCCTTTACCTCCAAACTTTCAGTTCTGGGACAGGTTTTTCTAGATGACACGTGA
- the EDEM2 gene encoding ER degradation-enhancing alpha-mannosidase-like protein 2 isoform X1: MLRSWYLLCCLWALHLPGAGEGAAAEREIDTAHYRERVKSMFYHAYNNYLENAFPYDELRPLTCDGQDTWGSFSLTLIDALDTLLILGNVSEFQRVVNVLQEGVDFDIDVNASVFETNIRVVGGLLSAHLLSKKAGVEVEAGWPCSGPLLRMAEEAARKLLPAFQTPTGMPYGTVNLLHGVNPGETPVTCTAGIGTFIVEFATLSHLTGDLVFENVARKALKALWKNRSDIGLVGNHIDVVTAKWVAQDAGIGAGVDSYFEYLVKGAILLHDEELMSMFLEYNKAIGNYTKFDDWYLWVQMYKGTVSMPVFQSLEAYWPGLQSLIGDINNAMRTFLNYYTVWKQFGGLPEFYNIPQGYTVEKREGYPLRPELIESAMYLYRATRDPTLLELGRDAVESIEKISKVECGFATIKDLRDHRLDNRMESFFLAETVKYLYLLFDPDNFIHNDGSAFDVVPMPYGECILGAGGYVFNTEAHPIDPAALHCCRKQKEEQWEVEDLMREFYFLKRSKKSTFKRTADHSGRESQTASADASSESSRREINPEKNTKRRIPLLSCPNQPFTSKLSVLGQVFLDDT, encoded by the exons ATGCTCCGCTCCTGGTACCTGCTGTGCTGCCTCTGGGCCCTGCACCTGCCgggcgctggggagggggcggcggcgGAGCGTGAGATAGACACCGCCCACTACCG GGAGCGAGTCAAGTCCATGTTTTACCACGCCTACAACAATTACCTGGAAAACGCTTTTCCCTATGATGAACTGCGGCCTCTGACGTGTGATGGACAGGACACCTGGGGAAG TTTTTCTCTCACATTGATTGATGCTTTGGACACTCTACTA attttggGAAATGTTTCAGAGTTCCAGAGGGTTGTCAATgtgctgcaggagggggtggatTTTGATATTGACGTAAATGCGTCTGTCTTTGAAACCAACATCCGAG TGGTCGGTGGTCTCCTGTCTGCTCACTTGCTGTCTAAGAAGGCTGGTGTTGAAGTGGAAGCAGGATGGCCCTGCTCGGGGCCTCTTCTGAGGATGGCGGAAGAAGCTGCTCGTAAACTCCTACCAG CTTTTCAGACCCCAACTGGGATGCCATATGGGACAGTGAACTTGCTGCATGGAGTAAACCCTGGAGAGACCCCGGTTACCTGTACTGCTGGTATTGGTACATTCATAGTGGAATTTGCCACGTTAAGTCATCTTACAGGTGACCTAGTGTTTGAGAATGTGGCCAGAAAAGCCCTTAAGGCCTTGTGGAAAAATCGCTCAGATATTGGATTG GTGGGTAACCACATTGATGTGGTAACTGCCAAATGGGTAGCCCAAGATGCTGGCATCGGGGCAGGGGTAGATTCCTACTTTGAATATCTTGTTAAAGGAGCCATTCTGCTGCATGATGAAGAGCTGATGTCCATGTTCCTAG AATATAACAAAGCCATTGGGAACTACACAAAATTTGATGACTGGTACCTGTGGGTTCAGATGTACAAAGGGACAGTGTCCATGCCTGTCTTTCAGTCCCTGGAGGCCTACTGGCCAGGCTTACAG AGCCTGATAGGGGACATCAATAATGCCATGCGAACATTCCTCAATTATTACACTGTTTGGAAACAGTTTGGTGGGCTGCCTGAGTTTTACAACATTCCCCAGGGCTATACTGTGGAGAAGCGAGAAGGATACCCACTTAGACCTG AGCTGATCGAGAGTGCCATGTATCTGTACCGTGCCACACGAGATCCCACCCTCTTAGAACTGGGGAGAGATGCTGTGGAGTCCATAGAGAAAATCAGTAAGGTGGAGTGTGGATTTGCAACA ATCAAAGACCTGAGGGATCACCGACTGGATAATCGCATGGAATCCTTCTTCTTGGCTGAAACAGTGAAATACTTGTATCTGCTGTTTGACCCAGATAACTTCATTCACAACGATGGGTCAGCGTTTGATGTGGTGCCCATGCCTTATGGGGAATGCATCCTTGGTGCTGGCGGATACGTCTTCAATACCGAAGCTCACCCCATAGACCCTGCTGCTCTGCACTGTTGTAGGAAACAGAAGGAAGAGCAGTGGGAAGTGGAAGACTTAATGAGAGAGTTTTACTTTCTGAAGAGAAGCAAAAAGTCCACGTTCAAGAGAACTGCAGACCATAGTGGGAGGGAAAGCCAGACAGCATCTGCAGATGCTTCCTCAGAGAGCAGCAGGAGGGAAATTAACCCGGAGAAGAACACCAAAAGGAGAATCCCTCTCCTGAGCTGCCCTAATCAGCCCTTTACCTCCAAACTTTCAGTTCTGGGACAGGTTTTTCTAGATGACACGTGA
- the EDEM2 gene encoding ER degradation-enhancing alpha-mannosidase-like protein 2 isoform X2 yields MFYHAYNNYLENAFPYDELRPLTCDGQDTWGSFSLTLIDALDTLLILGNVSEFQRVVNVLQEGVDFDIDVNASVFETNIRVVGGLLSAHLLSKKAGVEVEAGWPCSGPLLRMAEEAARKLLPAFQTPTGMPYGTVNLLHGVNPGETPVTCTAGIGTFIVEFATLSHLTGDLVFENVARKALKALWKNRSDIGLVGNHIDVVTAKWVAQDAGIGAGVDSYFEYLVKGAILLHDEELMSMFLEYNKAIGNYTKFDDWYLWVQMYKGTVSMPVFQSLEAYWPGLQSLIGDINNAMRTFLNYYTVWKQFGGLPEFYNIPQGYTVEKREGYPLRPELIESAMYLYRATRDPTLLELGRDAVESIEKISKVECGFATIKDLRDHRLDNRMESFFLAETVKYLYLLFDPDNFIHNDGSAFDVVPMPYGECILGAGGYVFNTEAHPIDPAALHCCRKQKEEQWEVEDLMREFYFLKRSKKSTFKRTADHSGRESQTASADASSESSRREINPEKNTKRRIPLLSCPNQPFTSKLSVLGQVFLDDT; encoded by the exons ATGTTTTACCACGCCTACAACAATTACCTGGAAAACGCTTTTCCCTATGATGAACTGCGGCCTCTGACGTGTGATGGACAGGACACCTGGGGAAG TTTTTCTCTCACATTGATTGATGCTTTGGACACTCTACTA attttggGAAATGTTTCAGAGTTCCAGAGGGTTGTCAATgtgctgcaggagggggtggatTTTGATATTGACGTAAATGCGTCTGTCTTTGAAACCAACATCCGAG TGGTCGGTGGTCTCCTGTCTGCTCACTTGCTGTCTAAGAAGGCTGGTGTTGAAGTGGAAGCAGGATGGCCCTGCTCGGGGCCTCTTCTGAGGATGGCGGAAGAAGCTGCTCGTAAACTCCTACCAG CTTTTCAGACCCCAACTGGGATGCCATATGGGACAGTGAACTTGCTGCATGGAGTAAACCCTGGAGAGACCCCGGTTACCTGTACTGCTGGTATTGGTACATTCATAGTGGAATTTGCCACGTTAAGTCATCTTACAGGTGACCTAGTGTTTGAGAATGTGGCCAGAAAAGCCCTTAAGGCCTTGTGGAAAAATCGCTCAGATATTGGATTG GTGGGTAACCACATTGATGTGGTAACTGCCAAATGGGTAGCCCAAGATGCTGGCATCGGGGCAGGGGTAGATTCCTACTTTGAATATCTTGTTAAAGGAGCCATTCTGCTGCATGATGAAGAGCTGATGTCCATGTTCCTAG AATATAACAAAGCCATTGGGAACTACACAAAATTTGATGACTGGTACCTGTGGGTTCAGATGTACAAAGGGACAGTGTCCATGCCTGTCTTTCAGTCCCTGGAGGCCTACTGGCCAGGCTTACAG AGCCTGATAGGGGACATCAATAATGCCATGCGAACATTCCTCAATTATTACACTGTTTGGAAACAGTTTGGTGGGCTGCCTGAGTTTTACAACATTCCCCAGGGCTATACTGTGGAGAAGCGAGAAGGATACCCACTTAGACCTG AGCTGATCGAGAGTGCCATGTATCTGTACCGTGCCACACGAGATCCCACCCTCTTAGAACTGGGGAGAGATGCTGTGGAGTCCATAGAGAAAATCAGTAAGGTGGAGTGTGGATTTGCAACA ATCAAAGACCTGAGGGATCACCGACTGGATAATCGCATGGAATCCTTCTTCTTGGCTGAAACAGTGAAATACTTGTATCTGCTGTTTGACCCAGATAACTTCATTCACAACGATGGGTCAGCGTTTGATGTGGTGCCCATGCCTTATGGGGAATGCATCCTTGGTGCTGGCGGATACGTCTTCAATACCGAAGCTCACCCCATAGACCCTGCTGCTCTGCACTGTTGTAGGAAACAGAAGGAAGAGCAGTGGGAAGTGGAAGACTTAATGAGAGAGTTTTACTTTCTGAAGAGAAGCAAAAAGTCCACGTTCAAGAGAACTGCAGACCATAGTGGGAGGGAAAGCCAGACAGCATCTGCAGATGCTTCCTCAGAGAGCAGCAGGAGGGAAATTAACCCGGAGAAGAACACCAAAAGGAGAATCCCTCTCCTGAGCTGCCCTAATCAGCCCTTTACCTCCAAACTTTCAGTTCTGGGACAGGTTTTTCTAGATGACACGTGA